The genomic window AGCTCCGCGAGCGCAGCGAGGACTATCGTTTGGGAGCGGTCGCACGCCTGAGCCACGAGATCGGAGAAACGGAGGCCGAACGAGGCGGCTGTCTCGCCGAGGCGCGGCAGCGGAACGATGTCGCGGGCCGGATGGAGAAGCTCGTCAAGCTCGGCATCAGTTCACAGATCCGTTCTTCCGAAGCCCAGGCTTCCCAGGAGGCAACCGCAACGCGGTGCCAGATGGCCGATGAACGCCTGCAGCGGTTCAAGACGGAGTTGGCGGCGGCTGAGAAGGGCATTTATCTTCGTGGCGATGCCAATGACGTGCCCTATTCTCAGCAACAGCGCGAGCGACTTGTTCTCCGTCGCCAGGAGCTCGAGACGGACCTGTTGCAAAACAGCTCACGTTCCGCGCAGCTGGCTGCGGAAATCACAGAGGAGCGCGCTCGACTTGATCGCCTTCAACACTACGATCTATCGTTGCCTGCGGCCCATGTGGTCTGGTCGGTCGCGGCCAGCCCGGGCTCGATGGTCACGGAAGGGCAATCGGTCTTTGATTTTGCAGATTGCGAACGCCGATTCATCGTCGTTGAACTGCCCGAGCGCGATTTCGAGAAGATCAAGCCTGGAGATGCGGCGACTGTCCGCCTGATCGGGAGTCGAGAGTGGAAGACCGGCCAGATCCGGCAAGTTCGCGGCTCGGCGGCGTACGCCGATGATCGACTGCTCGCGGCTCGGGTGCCGCGACCTGATCCGGGCAACATTACTGTTGAGATCTCGTTGCCGCCTAACGAGACGGCCGCCGACCACAACGGCTCCTGCGATATCGGACGGTTGGCCGAAGTGCGCTTCGAGCGCAGCTCCGACGGCCTGCTTCGATTGGTCAGCTCGAAGCTGAAATGGCTGACTGCTCGGCTGGACCTCGACCAGTCGTCGCTGTGAGCTAGAAATTCCGTGCAGGTCATGACTCTGTCTTTCGCTCAGCTGTTCGCGCCGATGTTGGGCGTCTTTGCGGCTATGTACCTGTTGGCGCCAACCTTTGCAGTCACGCGCCTTTGGGCGCGTATCGCGATTTTTGTCGCGGTTTGGCTTGTCGTTGCCCGCTATCTCGAATGGCGCATCTTCACCACAGTGCTGCCGGCAAGCGGGACCTGGTATCAGGTCGGCTGGATCTGGCTCTGTCTCTTCGTCGAGCTCCTGACCTTCACGGATCAGTTCATTCTCTATCTGACCTTCCTTCGCAGGACCGATCGCCGCAGCGAGGCAGATCAGCACGAACGTCGGCTTCGCGGCCTGCCGGATGATGAGCTTGCCTCGGTCGACGTCTTCATTCCAACCTATGACGAGCCGTTCGAGGTACTGGAAAAGACGATCACGGGCGCACTATGTCTGGACTATCCAAACTTCCAGGTCTGGGTCCTGGATGATGGTCGCAGGCCCTGGCTGAAGGAACTCTGCGAGCGCAAGGGTGCCGGGTATCTCACCCGTTCCGACAATGTGAATGCGAAAGCAGGCAATATCAATCATGCGCTGACGATGACGCATGGCGAGTTCTTCGCGATCTTTGACGCGGACTTCGTGCCGCAGCGCAATTTCCTGGTGCGCACAATGGGCTTCTTCGCTGATCCAAAGATCGGAATCGTTCAGATCCCGCACGCCTTCTACAATGAGGACCCGATGCAGGCGAATCTCGGCCTGCACAGGGGACTGCCGGACGAACAACGGTTCTTCTTCGATAGCATCATGCCTGCGCGCGACGGCTGGGATGGTGCGTTTTGTTGTGGATCCAACTCCGTCACGCGTCGTGCAGCACTCCGCGCGGTAGGCGATTCCTTGCCGACCCAGTCCATTACGGAAGACATCCTGCTGACGCTGGTCCTGCTGCGCAAAGGATACGTCACCCGCTATCTTTGCGAACCGCTGGCAATTGGATTGGCACCGGAAAGCCTTGGCGCCTTTTTTGTGCAACGGCAACGCTGGGCGCGTGGCGCGATCCAGACCCTGTATCTCGCCGCCGGCCCGCTCGGCCCTGGACTGAGCTTGATGCATCGGCTCCTCTTCTTTCCGACGCATTGGCTCTCATTGGGCTTGCGGGCGCTCATGGTCGTGGTCGTTCCGATCGTGTTCATGTGGACCGGCCTCGCGCCTGTGGTCGACGTCACCCCTGAGTCGGTCTTCTATTACTTGTTCCCCGCGATCCTGGCGCTTAACGGTGGTATCTCCTGGTTCGCGCCGTACGCGCATTTTCCACTGGCTGCCCAGGTGTCGGCGACCATCCAGAGCTTCAAGATTCTACCGACGGTGCTCGGGACTCTCGTCAAGCCGAAGGGACATGCGTTCAGGGTGACGCCCAAGGGAGCCGCCGCGCGGTGCACAAGCTATGCCACGGAGATATTCTGGCCGTCGGCGGCCCTGATGGCGTTGACGGTTGTCGGCCTCGTTCTGAACACCATCCCGGAATGGCGGATTATCGATCATCCCGCCGCTTTACCGATGGTCGCCTTCTGGTCGGTCGTGAACATCGTCGTGCTGTTCTTCGTCTGCATGACCTCGCTACAGGCGCGGATGGGACGTTCCGAGGAACGCTTCGATGTCGACGAATCAGTCTTGATCCATACTGAGACCGGTGAGCTGCTTTCCGGGCGCATGAGCAACATCTCTCTTTCCGGCGCCGGCGTCCTGCTCGATTCCGGCATCGACTGTCCTGGTAGCGGAGAACCGCTACGCGTACACATCATGCAGGTCGGCTGGGTCGACGCGATGATCGTGCAACAAAGGGGTCAGCTCGTCGGGGTGCAGTTCAAATTGCCGCAGTCGCTCGAACGAGACCTGTTGATCCGCAAGCTCTTTACCGTCGCCCGCTTGAAGGAGAACAGTGTTATCGCATGGTCGGTGAACAGAACGATGCTCAAGAGCATCTGGTCAATGGCCGCGCCGTTGCCTCAGCTTGAGACAGGTGGCGCGAAACCCGCGGCGCCTTCGCCGGCTGAGCGTCTGCCGGCCGAGAGCCTGGTCATCCGGCCTCAACCGCGGATCGGCGATTTGGCACATCTCGCCGGAGCTCGAAGCCTGCATCCGACGAGTTTCACCAGAACCTTTCCTTAGCCGGGTCGGCGGCTCGGTACTCCAAGCCATCGGCTGAGCTGATGATGTTGATCCCTGTGCTCATCGACCTCCGCGAGCTGTCGATCGCACAAACCGGCTCTCGATGCGGTCAGCCGACTTCCATGTTCTGCCACAAACCTCAACCGGAAATGGGCAAGCCTGTCATAACCCCGAATCGTCCTGGGTCTCAGGGGTAGAGGGAACATCTCTTGTCCGATCATCGCAGCGATTTTCGCCAAGGGCGTCTGACGTTCTGGGCATCCGTATTTGTGGCGGTCGCCTGCGTGGCGATTGTCGCAGTCAGCGGCTGGCGGGAGTGGTCCTCGCGACAGGCGACGTTGAAGAGCTCCGAGACCGACATGGCCAATCTGGCCCGATCGCTGACGCAGCACGCGGACGACACCTTCGAGCTCACCGACACCGTTCTGAACGTGCTGGTCGGCCAGCTCGAACTGGAAGGAACTGGCCCTGCGGCAATTGCCAAGATTCAGACCTTCCTTTCCCGGCGCAAGGCCGCGAATCGAATCCGGGCGGTGTTCATCTATGACGAGACCGGACGCTGGCTCGCTACCAGCGAGCCCGTGGAGTTCGCCGGCCTCAACAACAGCGACCGCGAGTATTTTCAGCATCATCGTGCCGTGGCTGACCGGGGAACCTTCATTGGACATCCGGTGAGGAGTCGATCAGGCGGGCAATGGATCATCACAGCGTCGAGACGCTTCAATCATCCTGACGGCAGTTTTGCCGGCGTCGCCCTCACCACAATCAACGTTGATTACTTCCTGCAGTTTTATAGCGGGTTCGACGTTGGCCAGAATGGTTCAGTTGCGCTGGCGGCTGCAGACGGCATTGTCCTCGCACGTAGCCCGGACAACGGATACACAGGCCGCGATCTGTCTGGCGCCCCGCTTTTTAGGAATCTCCGCGAGCGGCCGGTTGCGGGCGCCTACTACTTCACGTCGCCTCTCGACGGGGTTCGGCGTCTGAGCTTTTATCAACGGAGCAGTCGCTATCCTGTTCTCGTGGTTGCCACCGAATCGGAAGACGATGTCTTGGCCCCCTGGCGCAGAGCCGCTCTGGGGCGCATGGCTGCAGTCCTGGGACTGGCAGGAGGGCTGGCGGTTGCGGGGCTCTTGCTGGTGCATCAGCTGCACCAGCGGCAAAAGATGGCCGCAGCTCTGGTCGCCAAGGAGGCGGATTTTCGCCTCCTCGCAGAGCAGTCGGGCGATATGGTGATGCGCATCGCGATCGATAGGCAGATCCTCTATGCGTCGCCGTCCAGCGCCCAGATTCTTGGCTGGGCTCCGAACGAGTTGGTGAATACGTCAGCTCTCGCCGGGATAAATCCCGCGGACCTGGCACGGGTCGAGCAAACCATCTCCGCGTTGATGGACGGCGAAGCCGAAGAGGCGAGAATCGCATATCGCACCCGTCATCGCGAAAAGATCGAGGTCTGGATCGAAACTGCGCTGCGCGTCACCAGGAGTGTGCAGAGCGGAGACATCAACGGCGTGGTGGCGATCTCGCGCGACATGACCGAACGTAAGGATCTTGAGGATAAGCTGTCGGCTCTCGCGATTTCGGATGGCCTGACGTCATTGGCAAACCGCAGGCACTTCGACGAGCGGCTGGCGGCGGAATGGGATCGGGCCAGGCGTGAAGGAACGCCTTTATCGCTGTTGCTGATCGACGTCGATCATTTCAAGAGCTTCAACGATCAGTACGGACATCAGGCCGGTGATGCGTGTCTTCGCTCAATCGCCAGGGTTCTGGCCGAGCAGGCCAGACGTCCGGCAGACGTGGCAGCCCGCTACGGTGGCGAGGAATTCGCCTTGCTGTTACCGAATACTGATGCAGGAGGGTGCGAGCAGGTCGGCGAGCAAATTCGGCAAGCGATCCAGGAACTCGGCATCCTGCACGCGTTCAACCCACCGTCCAAGCAGGTCACTGTGAGCATTGGCGGCGCAACGCACGTGGCGCTGACCGACAAAGCGGATTGCTCGTCACTGATAGCGGCTGCGGACAAGGCGCTCTATGTCGCCAAGGAGAGCGGACGCAACGGCCTCGTGATGTCAGGGCAAATCATCGCGTGGCCCGGCTCGATACGGGCTTGAAAGGGGCAGCAATCAGACCAGCGCCATCGCAGCACCCGCAGCGGCGCTGAACGCGACGACGACGAGCGGAGGAGCGCGCCAGGCGACCAGCAGGACGAAGCCGACGAGCGCGATGCCGAAGTCCCGTGGCGAATGCACGGTCGCGGTCCATACGGGATCGTAGAGTGCTGCCCCCAAGACGCCGACGACCGCGGCGTTGACACCCCGCATCATGGCCTGGGCGCCGGCGCGCTTGCGGAACGAATCCCAGAACGGCAAGGCTCCGAGCAGCACTAGTATCCCGGGCAGGAAGATGCCGACGAGGCCGAGAGCCGCGCCCGCGAGCCCATTCGGCTCGGCAGAAACCACCGTGCCCAGATAGCCCGCGAAGGTGAAGAGCGGGCCGGGGACGGCCTGAGCGGCACCATAGCCGGCGAGGAATGCGTCGTCGCTCAACCAGCCCGGCGCGACGAATGCTTCGCGCATCAGCGGGAGCACGACATGGCCGCCGCCGAAGACGAGCGCGCCCGTCGGCGAGAAGCTGAAGGAAAGCGATCACAGGAAAGAAGGATGAGGAGGTCACGCCACCTCTGAAACGATTCACTAACTCGCAAAATGTCGTGTCGTCTTTCGTGACGACGCCAGGCGTCGCCTATTCGGCGATATCACCTACAAAGGTCGACGGCGGCATAGTCGCGGAACCAAAGCCTTTGCGTTCGCATTGCCGTCGCTGAACTCGCCGCGGAAATGCCCGACTGGCGGCGTGTGGCCGAGCGCCTGACGGTGGAGGACGATGAGGGACAGTGCGTCGGAGATCGCCGAGATCAGGGATGGCGTTCACCTCTGCATCGACATGCAGAATATTTTCGCTCCTGGCGGGCTCTGGGCGACGCCGTGGATGGAGCGCGTCCTGCCGACGATCGCCTCGATTGCGGCGCGCCATCCGGCCAGAACGATCTTCACACGCTTCATCACGCCGCAGGATCCGGAAGACCGTCCGGGCCAGTGGCAGAGCTATTTCCAGCGCTGGCACCAGGCGACCCGAAGACATCTTCCGCCATCCGGGCTCGAACTCGTGCCGGCCTTGGCCGGGTTCGTTCCGCCGGCGGCCGTCATCGACAAGCCGGCCTATTCCGCATTCAGCAATCCCGGTCTTGCAAGCCTGTTGATCGGAAAGAACGTCGGCACGTTGGTGATCACCGGGGCCGAGACGGATGTTTGCGTGCTGTCGACGGTCCTGAGCGCCGTCGATCTCGGCTTCAGGGTCGTCATCGTCGAGGACGCGCTGTGCAGCTCGTCCGACGTCGGGCACGATGCGCTCATGACGATGTACCGCACTCGCTTTCACGGCCAGGTCGACCTCGTCACCGCGGAGGAGCTGGCGGAATTCTGGCGGGAGTAGATTCGCTGGACATTCCGACGCAGCGCGTCGGCCGATTCACATAGCCTAATGCACGGGTCATCCGGAGCGGCCAGACTATGCCGGCTGGAAAGGGGGCTGCGATGACGATGGATCGCATTGAACAAGCCTTTGTCGCGACCGCGATTACGGGTTTCCTGGTGATGATGGGAGCGATCATCTGGATGATGATGGACTAACGGCCGGGAAGGGTCCTGTCTTGCGCGTCGCGCTACCTTACGCCGCAGTTATCCTGTGCCTGGCGGTGACCGTCTGGATCGCCTTCGCGCATTTGTTCTGATCGTTGTCGGCTGCGATCTTCCGAGGCAGCGGTCTTGTGCGGATGCTGCCTGTCCCGGTGGGGCGGGTTGCGGCGCTCTTGCTCCAGCTCCTCGCGCAGGCGCTGAGCGCTCACGAGATGATCGCTGCTGCGCAGCAGCGCCATGGCCTCGCGCACCAGCTCCTGCGAATGGCTCAGGAGTTGCCTGTCGACGGCGGGATCGGGTGCGTAGATCATTGAACGTCACTCTCTGTTGCGAAGAAGTGGTTAGGAAGACGCGCCGCGCTGGCGTCATGCTCGCCGGTCGCCAATGAGCCTAGCCAGATTCCGTGCCATGGCCACGATATCGATCGGCTTCTCCCAGAGCGGCACGTCCTGGAATTCCGGCTCGATGCTGATCTTCTCGTACCCCGTCGTGAACACGAAGGGCACATCGCGCGCCCTGAGCTCCCTGGCGATCGGAAAGATCATCTGGGTCCGGATGTTGACGTCGAGCACCGCGGCATCCAGAACGCCGCCATTGTGCAGCATCGCGACTGCATCCTCGATGTGACCGACGGGACCGGCAATCTCTGCGCCGAGCTTGCGCAGGGCATTGCCGATGTCGTCGGCGAGGAAATATTCGTCCTCGACCACCAGGATGCGGCGCCCCGTCAGCGGCGTACCTGCAAGAAACGACGCGGGCGAAACTGACATTGATCCCCTCCCGGGAGCCCATCGATACGATTGGAACATAAGGCGGAGGACCGCCTTGGTCCAAACGAGGCAATCCGAGGCGGGTTCCATGAGCAACCGCGACATCATCGTCATCGGGGGCTCGGCCGGCGCCACCCAGCCCTTGAAGCAGATTCTGGGCCGCCTGCCGGCAGACTTGCCGGCCGCGATCTTTGTCGTCCTGCACATTCCTGCGCAGGGCATCGGGATCCTATCCACGGTCGCCAGCAATGCCGGCCCGCTTCCGGTGCGGCAGGCCAAAAACGGCATGAAGATCGAGCCCGGCCAGATTTATCTCGCCGCGCCCGACCACCACCTGCTGCTGTCCGGGGATCACATTTTCCTTGGGCGGGGGCCGCGCGAGAACCTGGTGCGGCCGGCGATCGATGCCCTGTTCCGCTCCGCCGCTCTCTATCACGGCCCGCGCGTGATCGGCGTGCTCCTGAGCGGCCTCTTGTCCGACGGCGCCGCCGGCCTCAACGCCATCAAGCGCTGCGGCGGGATGACGGTGGTGCAGGACCCCATGGACGCCATTTCCGATGAAATGCCGCGGCGCGCCATGGAGGCGACCACCATCGATCTCTGCGTTCCCGGCGCAACCATGGGCGACGTTCTCTCCGAATTGGTCAAGGAGCAGGCCGGAGTCCCGCTGCCGATCCCGCCCGAGATCAGGCTCGAGGTCGAGATTGCGGCCGGTGAACGCATCGGCAGTGACAATCTGATCTCGGTGGCCGATCCCGTTGCGCTGACCTGCCCGGCCTGCGGGGGAGTGCTTTCCGAGGTCAAGGAAGGTCGCCCAATGCGTTTCCGCTGCCAGGTTGGTCACGCCTTCACCGCGGATGTGCTCGCCAAGGAGCAGGAAGGGCGAGTCGATGAAGCCTTGCGGGTTGCGCTCCGCATCATCGAGGAACGGGCGGAACTGGTGCACCGCATGGCCGCCGACGGCCGGCGCAGCGGCCGGCCTGCGGTCGCCGAGATGTACGAAGCCAGGGCGGCCGAATACCGCGAATATGCCGACATGATCCGGCGCGTCGTGCTAAAATCGCTCGATCCTCCGGTTCACAAGCGGGAGGCTTGAGGGCTCTGCCATGGCCACCTCCCTTGCCGAATGGACCAAGCAGCTCCGTACCGAGCAGCGCCTGCTGGTGAAGGCCGATCGGGATATCGAGGAGGGCTCGCAGCGCATCCGCGATCAGGAAGATCGCGTGCGTGAGCTGACGGCGGAAGGCCACGACACGCGGCAGGCAGAACGGCTGGTTGATCTGCTCAAGGAGACCCTGGTCGAATGGGAGCGCCACCGCGTCTTGATCGAGCAGCGCGTCACTTACCTCCGGCGGCAGGTCGAGGCGGGTTAGCCGGCGGGTGGCTGATTGCCGGTCTCCTGAATTCTGCACTGAGCTCGAACATGTAGTCGAGCTATCGCTCCACGCGGCGGCGCCAGCGGTCGTTCTCGGCGAGCAGGCGGCGTGTGGTCGCGGTGGCGCGCTCGGCGCGCCCGATCAGGGTCGCGAGTTCCTCGGAGATTTGCATCGCGCGTTCCTGCGCTACCCGCCGAGTATGGATCTTCCGGCCGGGGCTGACAACGATCGGGCCAGGAATCGAAAAGGGCTTCGGGACATTTTTGCCTTTGATCTGTTGGGGTAATATCGATTTCTGCTATTTGCAGGAGCCGGGCGCCCATTGGTCCCGGTCAGCGAAAGAGAGCTACCAGAGCCATGAAGGAAGTCGGCGACCGGCCAGTCGATGGAGAGCGCCAGATCAAGGCCCCGCTGATCATCGGCGTCGGCGCCTCCCCCCGCGCCCTGGACAGCATCGAGCGCTTCTTTGGCAAGCTGATCATCGGCGCAGATCAGGCGATCGTGCTGGCACTTCAGCATCACGAGTCGTTCGACGAGCCACGGCTGCGCCGGATCGTGCAGGGATCCAACGGCGCCAAGGTCGCCGACATCAGTGACGGTCATGCGATCGAGGGCGGCACGATCTATCTGTGCCCGCTGGCGATGATCACCACGATTCAGGGCGACCGGTTCGCGATCCGCAGAGCCGAGCAGGCGCCCGGCGAGCGCGCCACAATCGACAGCTTCCTAGTGTCGCTGGCCGAAGAACGCGCCGAGCAATCCATCGGCGTCATCCTCGCCGGCACCGGCGGAGACGGCACGCTCGGCGCCGCGACGCTGAAGGACCACGGCGGTCTCGCCATCGCCGAGAAAGCCGCGGGCCCGGACGCGGCTGAGCACCTGCTCGACGGCAACACGCCTGCCGCGATCGCCGACTATGTACTGCCGCCGGAGGAGATCCCCGAGCACATCCAGGTCTACGCCCGTCATCTCAGGCGCCTGGATGAGAAGCAGGGCTTCGATGAGGTGCTGGCCGCGGCCGCGACCTCGCTGTCGCGCATCGCCGACATCCTGCGCAACAAGACCGGCAATGATTTCCACGGTTACAAGCAGAACACCTTCCTGCGCCGCGTGCAGCGCCGCATGCAGGTGGTCCAGATCGACGATATTCCGGCCTATGTCGATTTGCTGCGCAACGACAAGGATGAGGCGCAGCACCTCTTCAATGACCTCCTGATCGGCGTCACCGAGTTCTTCCGCGACAAGCGCGAATTCGAGGTGCTGGAGACCCAGATCATTCCGAAGATATTCGAGGGCAAGGGCGCGGGTCAGCAGGTTCGGGTCTGGGTGCTCGGCTGCGCCACCGGCGAGGAGGCTTACTCGATCGGCATTCTCCTGCGCGAATACATGGCGCGGATGGATTCGGTGCCGCAGGTGCAGATCTTCGCCACCGACATCGACGGCCGCGCGCTGGCGGCCGCGCGCGTCGGCCGTTATCGCACCAGCATCGAGGCCGACATGACCAGCGAGCGCCTGGCGCGCTGGTTCGTGCGCGAGGGCGACACCTATTGCGTGGTCAAGGAGCTGCGCGAGATGTGCATCTTCTCGCAGCACAACGTCATCAAGGA from Bradyrhizobium zhanjiangense includes these protein-coding regions:
- a CDS encoding chemotaxis protein CheB: MSNRDIIVIGGSAGATQPLKQILGRLPADLPAAIFVVLHIPAQGIGILSTVASNAGPLPVRQAKNGMKIEPGQIYLAAPDHHLLLSGDHIFLGRGPRENLVRPAIDALFRSAALYHGPRVIGVLLSGLLSDGAAGLNAIKRCGGMTVVQDPMDAISDEMPRRAMEATTIDLCVPGATMGDVLSELVKEQAGVPLPIPPEIRLEVEIAAGERIGSDNLISVADPVALTCPACGGVLSEVKEGRPMRFRCQVGHAFTADVLAKEQEGRVDEALRVALRIIEERAELVHRMAADGRRSGRPAVAEMYEARAAEYREYADMIRRVVLKSLDPPVHKREA
- a CDS encoding sensor domain-containing diguanylate cyclase, giving the protein MSDHRSDFRQGRLTFWASVFVAVACVAIVAVSGWREWSSRQATLKSSETDMANLARSLTQHADDTFELTDTVLNVLVGQLELEGTGPAAIAKIQTFLSRRKAANRIRAVFIYDETGRWLATSEPVEFAGLNNSDREYFQHHRAVADRGTFIGHPVRSRSGGQWIITASRRFNHPDGSFAGVALTTINVDYFLQFYSGFDVGQNGSVALAAADGIVLARSPDNGYTGRDLSGAPLFRNLRERPVAGAYYFTSPLDGVRRLSFYQRSSRYPVLVVATESEDDVLAPWRRAALGRMAAVLGLAGGLAVAGLLLVHQLHQRQKMAAALVAKEADFRLLAEQSGDMVMRIAIDRQILYASPSSAQILGWAPNELVNTSALAGINPADLARVEQTISALMDGEAEEARIAYRTRHREKIEVWIETALRVTRSVQSGDINGVVAISRDMTERKDLEDKLSALAISDGLTSLANRRHFDERLAAEWDRARREGTPLSLLLIDVDHFKSFNDQYGHQAGDACLRSIARVLAEQARRPADVAARYGGEEFALLLPNTDAGGCEQVGEQIRQAIQELGILHAFNPPSKQVTVSIGGATHVALTDKADCSSLIAAADKALYVAKESGRNGLVMSGQIIAWPGSIRA
- a CDS encoding response regulator; amino-acid sequence: MSVSPASFLAGTPLTGRRILVVEDEYFLADDIGNALRKLGAEIAGPVGHIEDAVAMLHNGGVLDAAVLDVNIRTQMIFPIARELRARDVPFVFTTGYEKISIEPEFQDVPLWEKPIDIVAMARNLARLIGDRRA
- a CDS encoding cysteine hydrolase family protein: MRDSASEIAEIRDGVHLCIDMQNIFAPGGLWATPWMERVLPTIASIAARHPARTIFTRFITPQDPEDRPGQWQSYFQRWHQATRRHLPPSGLELVPALAGFVPPAAVIDKPAYSAFSNPGLASLLIGKNVGTLVITGAETDVCVLSTVLSAVDLGFRVVIVEDALCSSSDVGHDALMTMYRTRFHGQVDLVTAEELAEFWRE
- a CDS encoding glycosyltransferase, with translation MTLSFAQLFAPMLGVFAAMYLLAPTFAVTRLWARIAIFVAVWLVVARYLEWRIFTTVLPASGTWYQVGWIWLCLFVELLTFTDQFILYLTFLRRTDRRSEADQHERRLRGLPDDELASVDVFIPTYDEPFEVLEKTITGALCLDYPNFQVWVLDDGRRPWLKELCERKGAGYLTRSDNVNAKAGNINHALTMTHGEFFAIFDADFVPQRNFLVRTMGFFADPKIGIVQIPHAFYNEDPMQANLGLHRGLPDEQRFFFDSIMPARDGWDGAFCCGSNSVTRRAALRAVGDSLPTQSITEDILLTLVLLRKGYVTRYLCEPLAIGLAPESLGAFFVQRQRWARGAIQTLYLAAGPLGPGLSLMHRLLFFPTHWLSLGLRALMVVVVPIVFMWTGLAPVVDVTPESVFYYLFPAILALNGGISWFAPYAHFPLAAQVSATIQSFKILPTVLGTLVKPKGHAFRVTPKGAAARCTSYATEIFWPSAALMALTVVGLVLNTIPEWRIIDHPAALPMVAFWSVVNIVVLFFVCMTSLQARMGRSEERFDVDESVLIHTETGELLSGRMSNISLSGAGVLLDSGIDCPGSGEPLRVHIMQVGWVDAMIVQQRGQLVGVQFKLPQSLERDLLIRKLFTVARLKENSVIAWSVNRTMLKSIWSMAAPLPQLETGGAKPAAPSPAERLPAESLVIRPQPRIGDLAHLAGARSLHPTSFTRTFP
- a CDS encoding HlyD family efflux transporter periplasmic adaptor subunit, with protein sequence MVRLHVERFIRSRTVRRSLALGIIALSGWALLPYVTYRIAPSAFVNAELMRVTAPIAGQLAPDLPRKGEYFQRNRVVSLVEARSPDRRHLMDLDQQLAVSSKRAELARRQLEEIAELDRKLRERSEDYRLGAVARLSHEIGETEAERGGCLAEARQRNDVAGRMEKLVKLGISSQIRSSEAQASQEATATRCQMADERLQRFKTELAAAEKGIYLRGDANDVPYSQQQRERLVLRRQELETDLLQNSSRSAQLAAEITEERARLDRLQHYDLSLPAAHVVWSVAASPGSMVTEGQSVFDFADCERRFIVVELPERDFEKIKPGDAATVRLIGSREWKTGQIRQVRGSAAYADDRLLAARVPRPDPGNITVEISLPPNETAADHNGSCDIGRLAEVRFERSSDGLLRLVSSKLKWLTARLDLDQSSL